In Musa acuminata AAA Group cultivar baxijiao chromosome BXJ2-3, Cavendish_Baxijiao_AAA, whole genome shotgun sequence, the following proteins share a genomic window:
- the LOC103979595 gene encoding inactive glucose-1-phosphate adenylyltransferase small subunit 2, chloroplastic-like isoform X2 translates to MHTRRTKRNAQHLHVNVPTKEIKPIESTASSVHEEEGKLLIPWLLFTPTAEDIIWRNRSPWQRGRQTASSSAMVILRLAPSFSLVRRPTTVSMQHSDLNTQRKRWRQPHVFLDTMDTTLCQSHKDSPLFPPLNQSVLAIICDDEPGTKLYPLTKRRSKSAIPVSAHYRIIDFVLGKDGFVEVLTTYQSAEDLSWFKGNADAVRRWLWLLEEHQVKDFLVLPGHHLYEMDYRKLIEAHRDNRADITIAMANNDRNYDASHDFLLHTSKNQFHGLMLAPASVHSPSAAVTTSTKYPVSNAENMGIYVIRRDILIELLQEQLPKANDFGTEVLQGAIALGMKVHAYMFDGHWNDLRNIEAFYQVNIESITRSMSTNFHGRHPAIYTLPNYLPPTTISNAVIKDSIIGDGCLLNRCKISNSVIGTRTYVGDDAVIKKSVVMGSDIYEADVSWNTTKMQRSEIPVGIGEKAHVQNAIIDKNARIGKNVKIVNKDGVQECDREASGYIISGGIVVVLKNAVIPDDSIL, encoded by the exons ATGCacacaagaagaacaaaaagaaacgcACAGCACCTGCACGTAAATGTCCCCACAAAGGAAATAAAGCCGATAGAATCCACAGCAAGCAGTGTGCATGAAGAAGAAGGAAAGCTACTTATTCCCTGGCTTCTTTTTACTCCAACTGCTGAAGATATAATATGGCGAAATCGATCGCCATGGCAGAGAGGCAGGCAAACGGCAAGCTCTTCTGCCATGGTGATCCTGCGTTTGGCCCCTTCGTTCTCCCTGGTTCGCAGGCCTACCACCGTCTCCATGCAGCACTCCGATCTGAACACCCAGAGAAAACGATGGAGGCAGCCTCATGTGTTCTTGGATACGATGGACACCACCTTGTGCCAATCCCACAAGGACTCGCCCCTGTTCCCCCCTCTGAATCAG AGTGTGTTGGCAATCATATGTGATGATGAGCCAGGGACAAAGCTGTACCCATTGACCAAGAGAAGATCCAAGTCTGCCATCCCCGTGTCTGCACATTACAGGATCATTGACTTTGTG CTGGGGAAGGATGGTTTTGTGGAGGTGTTGACTACATACCAGAGCGCTGAGGACCTCAGTTGGTTTAAG GGAAATGCTGATGCGGTCAGGAGATGGTTGTGGCTGCTGGAAGAGCATCAGGTGAAGGATTTCTTGGTTCTCCCTGGTCACCATCTCTACGAGATGGATTACAGGAAACTGATCGAGGCTCACAGAGATAACAGAGCAGATATAACTATTGCGATGGCTAACAACGATCGAAACTACGATGCAAGTCATGATTTCCTTCTGCACACCAGCAAAAACCAGTTTCATGGTCTGATGTTAGCACCAGCTTCAGTTCACAGTCCATCTGCAGCA GTCACAACCTCTACAAAATACCCGGTTTCGAATGCTGAGAACATGGGGATATATGTCATCAGAAGGGATATTTTGATCGAACTTCTGCAGGAGCAGCTACCAAAGGCAAATGATTTTGGAACAGAAGTATTACAGGGTGCAATTGCCTTGGGAATGAAG GTTCATGCTTATATGTTTGATGGACATTGGAATGATCTCAGAAATATCGAAGCATTTTACCAGGTCAATATAGAGAGCATAACTAGATCGATGAGCACCAA CTTCCATGGCAGGCATCCTGCAATCTACACATTGCCAAATTATCTGCCACCAACTACAATATCCAATGCTGTCATAAAGGACAGCATTATTGGTGATGGTTGCCTCCTAAAT AGGTGCAAGATCAGTAACTCTGTGATTGGCACGCGAACATATGTCGGTGATGATGCAGTGATCAAGAAATCTGTGGTTATGGGCAGTGACATCTACGAG GCAGATGTGAGTTGGAACACGACAAAGATGCAACGCTCAGAAATCCCAGTTGGAATTGGTGAAAAGGCTCATGTTCAGAATGCGATAATTGATAAGAACGCAAGGATAGGAAAGAATGTCAAG ATTGTAAACAAAGATGGTGTCCAAGAGTGTGACAGAGAGGCATCTGGATACATCATATCTGGAGGCATTGTTGTTGTCCTCAAGAATGCAGTCATACCAGATGATAGCATCCTATAA
- the LOC135607590 gene encoding glucan endo-1,3-beta-glucosidase 10-like, with translation MDDLHDTLTSLGLNRDIVVLSSPHRPTNPPTSLPPGPPPLHLPLLAFHADTGSPFFVNAYPYFVYAKDPFDVTLEDTLLDLVSVAFTDPAADLSYANRAIAVVASPSLKGDRTGVQESETGPGERSTIQWQADSTGGNAEGDVVLGLHLRPLQREPKGRAVLRAQLRPLQV, from the coding sequence ATGGACGACCTCCATGACACCCTCACGTCTCTTGGCCTCAACCGCGACATCGTCGTACTGTCCTCGCCACACCGTCCTACCAACCCTCCAACGAGTCTTCCGCCCGGACCTCCCCCTTTACATCTACCCCTCCTCGCATTCCATGCCGACACTGGCTCCCCTTTCTTCGTCAACGCCTACCCCTACTTCGTGTACGCGAAGGATCCATTCGACGTCACACTTGAAGACACTCTCCTCGACCTGGTGTCTGTCGCCTTCACCGACCCGGCCGCCGACCTCAGCTACGCCAACCGCGCCATTGCGGTCGTAGCGTCGCCTTCTTTGAAGGGCGACAGGACCGGGGTGCAGGAGTCAGAGACGGGGCCCGGAGAACGCAGCACGATACAATGGCAAGCTGATTCAACCGGTGGTAATGCAGAAGGGGACGTCGTTTTGGGCCTACATCTTCGCCCTCTTCAACGAGAACCAAAAGGCCGGGCCGTCCTCCGAGCACAACTGCGACCACTTCAAGTCTGA
- the LOC103979595 gene encoding inactive glucose-1-phosphate adenylyltransferase small subunit 2, chloroplastic-like isoform X1, whose product MHTRRTKRNAQHLHVNVPTKEIKPIESTASSVHEEEGKLLIPWLLFTPTAEDIIWRNRSPWQRGRQTASSSAMVILRLAPSFSLVRRPTTVSMQHSDLNTQRKRWRQPHVFLDTMDTTLCQSHKDSPLFPPLNQSVLAIICDDEPGTKLYPLTKRRSKSAIPVSAHYRIIDFVVSNCINSDITKMYALTQFNSTSLNSHISRAYSDVKLGKDGFVEVLTTYQSAEDLSWFKGNADAVRRWLWLLEEHQVKDFLVLPGHHLYEMDYRKLIEAHRDNRADITIAMANNDRNYDASHDFLLHTSKNQFHGLMLAPASVHSPSAAVTTSTKYPVSNAENMGIYVIRRDILIELLQEQLPKANDFGTEVLQGAIALGMKVHAYMFDGHWNDLRNIEAFYQVNIESITRSMSTNFHGRHPAIYTLPNYLPPTTISNAVIKDSIIGDGCLLNRCKISNSVIGTRTYVGDDAVIKKSVVMGSDIYEADVSWNTTKMQRSEIPVGIGEKAHVQNAIIDKNARIGKNVKIVNKDGVQECDREASGYIISGGIVVVLKNAVIPDDSIL is encoded by the exons ATGCacacaagaagaacaaaaagaaacgcACAGCACCTGCACGTAAATGTCCCCACAAAGGAAATAAAGCCGATAGAATCCACAGCAAGCAGTGTGCATGAAGAAGAAGGAAAGCTACTTATTCCCTGGCTTCTTTTTACTCCAACTGCTGAAGATATAATATGGCGAAATCGATCGCCATGGCAGAGAGGCAGGCAAACGGCAAGCTCTTCTGCCATGGTGATCCTGCGTTTGGCCCCTTCGTTCTCCCTGGTTCGCAGGCCTACCACCGTCTCCATGCAGCACTCCGATCTGAACACCCAGAGAAAACGATGGAGGCAGCCTCATGTGTTCTTGGATACGATGGACACCACCTTGTGCCAATCCCACAAGGACTCGCCCCTGTTCCCCCCTCTGAATCAG AGTGTGTTGGCAATCATATGTGATGATGAGCCAGGGACAAAGCTGTACCCATTGACCAAGAGAAGATCCAAGTCTGCCATCCCCGTGTCTGCACATTACAGGATCATTGACTTTGTGGTGAGCAACTGCATCAACAGTGACATCACGAAGATGTATGCTCTAACTCAGTTTAACTCTACCTCTCTAAATTCTCACATATCGAGAGCTTATTCTGATGTTAAGCTGGGGAAGGATGGTTTTGTGGAGGTGTTGACTACATACCAGAGCGCTGAGGACCTCAGTTGGTTTAAG GGAAATGCTGATGCGGTCAGGAGATGGTTGTGGCTGCTGGAAGAGCATCAGGTGAAGGATTTCTTGGTTCTCCCTGGTCACCATCTCTACGAGATGGATTACAGGAAACTGATCGAGGCTCACAGAGATAACAGAGCAGATATAACTATTGCGATGGCTAACAACGATCGAAACTACGATGCAAGTCATGATTTCCTTCTGCACACCAGCAAAAACCAGTTTCATGGTCTGATGTTAGCACCAGCTTCAGTTCACAGTCCATCTGCAGCA GTCACAACCTCTACAAAATACCCGGTTTCGAATGCTGAGAACATGGGGATATATGTCATCAGAAGGGATATTTTGATCGAACTTCTGCAGGAGCAGCTACCAAAGGCAAATGATTTTGGAACAGAAGTATTACAGGGTGCAATTGCCTTGGGAATGAAG GTTCATGCTTATATGTTTGATGGACATTGGAATGATCTCAGAAATATCGAAGCATTTTACCAGGTCAATATAGAGAGCATAACTAGATCGATGAGCACCAA CTTCCATGGCAGGCATCCTGCAATCTACACATTGCCAAATTATCTGCCACCAACTACAATATCCAATGCTGTCATAAAGGACAGCATTATTGGTGATGGTTGCCTCCTAAAT AGGTGCAAGATCAGTAACTCTGTGATTGGCACGCGAACATATGTCGGTGATGATGCAGTGATCAAGAAATCTGTGGTTATGGGCAGTGACATCTACGAG GCAGATGTGAGTTGGAACACGACAAAGATGCAACGCTCAGAAATCCCAGTTGGAATTGGTGAAAAGGCTCATGTTCAGAATGCGATAATTGATAAGAACGCAAGGATAGGAAAGAATGTCAAG ATTGTAAACAAAGATGGTGTCCAAGAGTGTGACAGAGAGGCATCTGGATACATCATATCTGGAGGCATTGTTGTTGTCCTCAAGAATGCAGTCATACCAGATGATAGCATCCTATAA
- the LOC103979170 gene encoding poly(ADP-ribose) glycohydrolase 1 isoform X1, with amino-acid sequence MEKREDLNSILPFLPLFLRSSTLFWPSKALEALKALALGPAVSRVRSGGVLFDAILDLRDSLGLSSWELTPRTASGYALFFDEMMSGMDSRVWFEEVVPGMARLLLRLPSLLEAHYLKSDEMFGEGKAGLRFMGPQEPGLVFLNQELIAALLSCAMFCLFPTSDRDARCPPIINFDVLFASLNRNGKHCQEQKVRCLVHFFERICLRMPTGYVSFERKVLPRESSDHGVTYPTSANWSTSTVPLCSFEVFSSGLIEDQPHEAIEVDFANEYLGGGALEWGCVQEEIRFMINPELIVGMLFMACMEDNEAIEIIGIERFSCYMGYGSSFRFVGDYPDNKPYDSIGRRKTRIAAIDALCSPRMWQYEVEGLVRETNKAFCGFLDQSVYKRRLKWYANSSNQENSTGISENENRSEVEGNSDSESSQVMDLQDNVGIATGNWGCGVFGGDPEIKSIIQWLAASQALRPFIHYYTFGEAALQRLEEVRQWILLHGWTVGDLWNMLVEYSDQRLNRKTHVGFFAWLLPCNKPSDVPHTSEDSSSI; translated from the exons ATGGAGAAGAGGGAGGATCTCAACTCCATCCTCCCATTCCTCCCCTTGTTCCTCCGATCTTCCACCCTCTTCTGGCCCTCTAAGGCCCTCGAAGCCCTCAAAGCCCTCGCCCTGGGCCCCGCTGTCAGCCGCGTCCGCTCCGGCGGGGTCCTCTTCGACGCCATCCTCGACCTCAGGGACTCCCTCGGCCTCTCCTCCTGGGAATTGACCCCACGTACCGCTTCTGGATACGCCCTCTTTTTTGATGAG ATGATGTCTGGGATGGATTCGAGGGTGTGGTTCGAAGAGGTCGTTCCGGGGATGGCTAGACTGTTGCTACGTTTACCTTCTCTCTTAGAAGCACATTATCTGAAGTCCGACGAAATGTTTGGTGAAGGAAAGGCTGGGCTTCGCTTCATGGGACCTCAAGAACCAGGCTTAGTGTTTCTTAATCAG GAATTGATAGCCGCTCTGCTCTCTTGTGCAATGTTTTGCTTGTTTCCCACTAGTGATAGGGATGCGAGATGTCCTCCAATCATCAATTTCGATGTATTGTTTGC TTCACTTAATCGTAATGGAAAACACTGTCAAGAACAGAAAGTAAGATGCCTTGTTCACTTCTTTGAGAGGATATGCTTAAGAATGCCCACTGGATATGTTTCCTTTGAGCGAAAAGTTCTTCCTCGGGAAAGCAGTGATCACGGCGTTACATATCCTACATCTGCTAACTGGAGTACATCTACTGTTCCTCTGTGCTCTTTTGAG GTCTTTTCCTCAGGCTTGATCGAAGATCAGCCACATGAAGCTATTGAAGTAGATTTTGCAAATGAGTATCTTGGAGGAGGTGCCCTTGAATGGGGCTGTGTGCAG GAAGAGATCCGATTCATGATAAATCCAGAACTAATTGTTGGCATGCTTTTCATGGCATGTATGGAAGATAATGAGGCTATTGAAATTATTGGTATTGAGAGGTTTTCCTGTTACATGGG ATATGGTTCCTCATTCCGATTTGTTGGTGACTACCCGGATAACAAACCATATGATTCAATAGGCAGACGGAAAACACGGATTGCTGCCATAGATGCTTTATGCAGTCCGAGAATGTGGCAATATGAAGTTGAAGGCCTTGTACG GGAGACAAACAAGGCATTCTGTGGATTCTTGGACCAGTCAGTGTACAAGCGTCGCCTAAAG TGGTATGCAAATAGTTCTAACCAAGAGAACAGCACTGGGATTTCTGAAAATGAAAATAGAAGTGAGGTTGAAGGAAATAGTGACAGTGAAAGCTCCCAAGTGATGGACTTACAGGATAATGTTGGGATTGCAACTGGAAACTGGGGATGTGGAGTTTTTGGCGGTGATCCTGAAATAAAGAGTATAATCCAGTGGCTTGCTGCATCACAG GCATTAAGACCCTTCATTCATTATTACACATTTGGTGAAGCAGCTTTGCAAAGATTAGaagag GTGAGACAATGGATCTTGTTGCATGGATGGACGGTTGGTGACTTGTGGAACATGCTAGTTGAATACTCTGACCAAAGGTTGAACCGCAAAACTCATGTTGGATTCTTTGCCTGGCTCCTACCTTGTAATAAACCCAGTGATGTGCCACACACGTCTGAAGA CTCCTCCTCCATATGA
- the LOC103979170 gene encoding poly(ADP-ribose) glycohydrolase 1 isoform X2, whose product MEKREDLNSILPFLPLFLRSSTLFWPSKALEALKALALGPAVSRVRSGGVLFDAILDLRDSLGLSSWELTPRTASGYALFFDEMMSGMDSRVWFEEVVPGMARLLLRLPSLLEAHYLKSDEMFGEGKAGLRFMGPQEPGLVFLNQELIAALLSCAMFCLFPTSDRDARCPPIINFDVLFASLNRNGKHCQEQKVRCLVHFFERICLRMPTGYVSFERKVLPRESSDHGVTYPTSANWSTSTVPLCSFEVFSSGLIEDQPHEAIEVDFANEYLGGGALEWGCVQEEIRFMINPELIVGMLFMACMEDNEAIEIIGIERFSCYMGYGSSFRFVGDYPDNKPYDSIGRRKTRIAAIDALCSPRMWQYEVEGLVRETNKAFCGFLDQSVYKRRLKWYANSSNQENSTGISENENRSEVEGNSDSESSQVMDLQDNVGIATGNWGCGVFGGDPEIKSIIQWLAASQALRPFIHYYTFGEAALQRLEEVRQWILLHGWTVGDLWNMLVEYSDQRLNRKTHVGFFAWLLPCNKPSDVPHTSEE is encoded by the exons ATGGAGAAGAGGGAGGATCTCAACTCCATCCTCCCATTCCTCCCCTTGTTCCTCCGATCTTCCACCCTCTTCTGGCCCTCTAAGGCCCTCGAAGCCCTCAAAGCCCTCGCCCTGGGCCCCGCTGTCAGCCGCGTCCGCTCCGGCGGGGTCCTCTTCGACGCCATCCTCGACCTCAGGGACTCCCTCGGCCTCTCCTCCTGGGAATTGACCCCACGTACCGCTTCTGGATACGCCCTCTTTTTTGATGAG ATGATGTCTGGGATGGATTCGAGGGTGTGGTTCGAAGAGGTCGTTCCGGGGATGGCTAGACTGTTGCTACGTTTACCTTCTCTCTTAGAAGCACATTATCTGAAGTCCGACGAAATGTTTGGTGAAGGAAAGGCTGGGCTTCGCTTCATGGGACCTCAAGAACCAGGCTTAGTGTTTCTTAATCAG GAATTGATAGCCGCTCTGCTCTCTTGTGCAATGTTTTGCTTGTTTCCCACTAGTGATAGGGATGCGAGATGTCCTCCAATCATCAATTTCGATGTATTGTTTGC TTCACTTAATCGTAATGGAAAACACTGTCAAGAACAGAAAGTAAGATGCCTTGTTCACTTCTTTGAGAGGATATGCTTAAGAATGCCCACTGGATATGTTTCCTTTGAGCGAAAAGTTCTTCCTCGGGAAAGCAGTGATCACGGCGTTACATATCCTACATCTGCTAACTGGAGTACATCTACTGTTCCTCTGTGCTCTTTTGAG GTCTTTTCCTCAGGCTTGATCGAAGATCAGCCACATGAAGCTATTGAAGTAGATTTTGCAAATGAGTATCTTGGAGGAGGTGCCCTTGAATGGGGCTGTGTGCAG GAAGAGATCCGATTCATGATAAATCCAGAACTAATTGTTGGCATGCTTTTCATGGCATGTATGGAAGATAATGAGGCTATTGAAATTATTGGTATTGAGAGGTTTTCCTGTTACATGGG ATATGGTTCCTCATTCCGATTTGTTGGTGACTACCCGGATAACAAACCATATGATTCAATAGGCAGACGGAAAACACGGATTGCTGCCATAGATGCTTTATGCAGTCCGAGAATGTGGCAATATGAAGTTGAAGGCCTTGTACG GGAGACAAACAAGGCATTCTGTGGATTCTTGGACCAGTCAGTGTACAAGCGTCGCCTAAAG TGGTATGCAAATAGTTCTAACCAAGAGAACAGCACTGGGATTTCTGAAAATGAAAATAGAAGTGAGGTTGAAGGAAATAGTGACAGTGAAAGCTCCCAAGTGATGGACTTACAGGATAATGTTGGGATTGCAACTGGAAACTGGGGATGTGGAGTTTTTGGCGGTGATCCTGAAATAAAGAGTATAATCCAGTGGCTTGCTGCATCACAG GCATTAAGACCCTTCATTCATTATTACACATTTGGTGAAGCAGCTTTGCAAAGATTAGaagag GTGAGACAATGGATCTTGTTGCATGGATGGACGGTTGGTGACTTGTGGAACATGCTAGTTGAATACTCTGACCAAAGGTTGAACCGCAAAACTCATGTTGGATTCTTTGCCTGGCTCCTACCTTGTAATAAACCCAGTGATGTGCCACACACGTCTGAAGAGTGA
- the LOC135606561 gene encoding protein ASYMMETRIC LEAVES 2-like, which yields MASSSAQVPLSSSSASASPSATSSPCAACKFLRRKCQPDCVFAPYFPPDQPQKFVHVHRVFGASNVTKLLNELHPYQREDAVNSLAYEADMRLRDPVYGCVGVISILQHQLRQLQMDLSFAKSELSKYQSAAAVAAAAAASTTGLGATTPAAAAARGHGYIVPGFGLGRDQCFPAAARDPSHSQQMMMRNYDADLAARLGANGAYDAGLAAAAMNATTAATIGLFGGQFPRPSAAGGDERSGIGPL from the coding sequence ATGGCGTCTTCGTCGGCCCAGGTCCCGCTCTCGTCCTCCTCGGCGTCCGCATCGCCGTCGGCGACGAGCTCGCCGTGCGCCGCCTGCAAGTTCCTCCGCCGCAAGTGCCAGCCCGACTGCGTGTTCGCGCCCTACTTCCCGCCGGACCAGCCGCAGAAGTTCGTGCACGTGCACCGTGTCTTCGGCGCCAGCAACGTCACCAAGCTCCTCAACGAGCTGCACCCTTACCAGCGCGAGGACGCCGTCAACTCGCTCGCGTACGAGGCCGACATGCGGCTCCGAGACCCCGTCTACGGGTGCGTCGGCGTCATCTCCATCCTCCAGCACCAGCTGCGGCAGCTCCAGATGGACCTCTCCTTCGCCAAGTCCGAGCTCTCCAAGTACCAGTCCGCCGCAGCCGTGGCCGCGGCCGCCGCGGCTTCCACCACCGGCCTCGGTGCAACGACCCCAGCGGCCGCCGCCGCCAGGGGGCATGGGTACATCGTACCCGGGTTCGGGTTGGGGCGGGATCAGTGCTTCCCGGCTGCTGCGAGGGATCCAAGCCACAGCCAGCAGATGATGATGAGGAACTACGACGCAGATCTGGCGGCGAGGCTGGGTGCCAACGGCGCATACGATGCAGGGCTGGCGGCTGCGGCCATGAACGCGACGACGGCGGCCACGATTGGGCTGTTCGGTGGGCAGTTCCCCAGACCCAGCGCGGCCGGCGGGGATGAGCGATCAGGCATCGGTCCTTTGTAG